The proteins below come from a single Bactrocera dorsalis isolate Fly_Bdor chromosome 5, ASM2337382v1, whole genome shotgun sequence genomic window:
- the LOC105224811 gene encoding uncharacterized protein LOC105224811, which translates to MAYTRRQPARNAFTVKRALVIFLCVALNGALLTQAQPHREPRLGSKCQHDMDCTDFIKGSACSATGYCECAPYYVQYNGTSCLSSQLLGGDCVLNDQCTMKVANSSCLDGACRCVEGFLQFRKHTCLGPALPGSVCYSHAHCQMFDTRSHCDFLIPNLFGRCQCTSPAKLVGGFCVEGNILVPTEAAAPVPAPTSTTTTTTTTSTTTTTAAPATTTTSAPAAEPVRYDSVEEQSTFDDIAESPANSDADMDSPTTSAQQLLTPAAADEQSHAIAADEILPQETTPVADDYPYKIDEEYDGDDVENQQQVDANGQQQQLEAEQVEQLPVNDVHSVEEEHKEENLEQPDHVAEDHKQAVEEPAKDTEQAVQQEQLDRVTESHIEADFVETEPIDEAEQIAEQELLDHVAEDHKEFEAATPVKVEQSIEEQDQLENEDHKETNHAEIEPIEEVSTLQKEEQLNHALEDNKQSDLVEEEKIKVDSNVEQQSMPAVDDANVAEEPSVAETSFDNVDVVAHPLSEHELEKEPVGDELPVKTEQIVDEQTESAAEPIVEDKILNNETPQLFDEYEYGADQHTTPTQEEINSDSEQNIKKEQPSFDTKPVAQDYEMEHVTVGATHLDETEHSAEEEVVENIPQDPQNIEAPNVAEVESLPEDGTGNLPQEHENNDSSNAAQAEHLVEKVPENIPQDQHNIEAANLIETEHAAEEQSLNLPEEFQHNKGTNDAENQYEQTANENEQNIEPNPVPQVEEESSSSAGTQPQHSEQNQYYADELSAATMLPHDVTDAPNSMSSEQQYVDFHPEMEMYEDVEHEEENAADIADDTMKFDYETAQDEFNSENTEANNADEAFAVTDSPNWAQESENTPVVSAMTSEFEVQPQAPSFAEHENQKEAEEFSQQHLEENKVVEAHETESEAQLAQPAPPRADDSTSAIEAEQTENVENESFTAVNDLNASNVDFEPALAEQEHNNNAQFTTNVDEPEEVSAAITERIAPEMQAENILQPEDLQAEPSNDEEIVNEPQLPTHDFVAEENLDEQTNKNQEDNLLAQHELHNEDAFGSTGVVTEEANLVDNDGAASELVQQVAGLTHDHDDNKFTPDTVEMPSAPNAADETIDQKENEASTNEQTDEHILEEAAIVDEAVATTQLPLIQENNVEAEEHNEIIPSAEINKDNIEAESETHTVRNVLENGNELGISNGDDVKPAEEDLKNTAVEKAPIPEAIIQTDNEQDHLRVVENGEDQTPEAEQTTSEGTVTAMHENAIDDNKAVENPGKLEQITNVEETIPLEPISQTSFEHINPIEADNSIGSNEETANLSETSLELALNENSEKDTATLLPELDYVPVESYEMLNNAQNEHTGEMLGHIDDQTETNFIDFNDHDASLPQSLTHTDVYNESFEEHESIADILSDLMSEDVTTATPLEAVTEVEGVISQEDSHGNEKEGINAQPDETVVPASDVISADTNIVEEKLAMPPQIETTETHEAHDDKLTFYPDAQDLSVQASNDIEAPQQSESATHFTELNAESNTKTENLEELDHTLSPEEMPFDLTSIDDIHPQELESDSLILETTTASNAVYNVEEEASGDGAQEIRNEEATATPGDIVEITTQTMLGLASRVTLMEPAAPIVTTLKPLMTDVTPESEATPEPVKELPGTENILSVKPNTEIRKRVELGTEAVSLGLTCMNDRQCQLADPNTVCNTRGVCDCALSDTAAESQCSAQRTGCAPGTFQCRSSGVCISWFFVCDGRPDCNDDSDEECTFNARLNQTCPQEAFQCERSGRCISRAARCDGRKQCPHGEDELGCNAVKAGTCPPHTFRCKSGECLPEYEYCNAIISCRDGSDEPPHLCGSRSMPTFFLRLLNAGGLLENEDAYCPHRCSNGRCRSTAIVCSGRDGCGDGTDEQTCSVCRCPAPNSSSLPNYLARHRPMPLW; encoded by the exons CGGCTCTGCCTGGTTCCGTATGCTACAGTCATGCCCATTGTCAGATGTTTGACACACGTTCCCATTGTGATTTTCTCATACCAAATCTGTTCGGTCGTTGCCAGTGCACTTCGCCTGCCAAACTTGTAGGTGGATTTTGTGTGGAGGGTAATATTTTAGTGCCCACCGAAGCTGCAGCACCTGTGCCGGCGCCAACTAGCACCACGACTACCACCACAACAACTTCCACAACGACAACCACAGCTGCACCAGCAACCACAACAACGTCGGCCCCAGCGGCTGAACCAGTGCGGTATGATAGCGTTGAGGAACAATCGACTTTCGATGATATAGCCGAATCTCCAGCTAATTCTGATGCCGATATGGATTCGCCAACAACTTCGGCACAACAGTTATTAACACCTGCTGCAGCTGATGAACAATCACATGCAATAGCAGCTGATGAAATATTACCACAAGAAACCACACCAGTCGCAGATGATTATCCCTACAAGATCGATGAAGAGTATGATGGCGACGATGTAGAAAATCAGCAACAAGTTGATGCCAAcggacaacagcaacaattggAGGCAGAGCAGGTGGAGCAGTTACCGGTGAATGATGTGCATTCAGTAGAAGAAGAACATAAGGAAGAAAACTTAGAGCAACCAGATCACGTGGCCGAGGATCATAAGCAAGCTGTTGAAGAGCCAGCTAAGGACACTGAGCAAGCCGTACAACAAGAGCAACTGGATCGTGTAACGGAATCGCATATAGAAGCAGATTTTGTGGAAACAGAGCCAATAGATGAAGCTGAACAAATAGCGGAACAAGAACTGCTGGATCATGTAGCAGAAGACCATAAAGAGTTTGAAGCAGCAACGCCAGTTAAAGTAGAACAGTCTATTGAAGAACAAGATCAGCTAGAAAATGAAGATCATAAAGAAACCAATCATGCGGAAATTGAGCCAATAGAAGAAGTTTCAACCTTGCAAAAAGAGGAACAGCTGAACCACGCACTAGAAGATAACAAACAATCAGATTTGGTAGAAGAAGAGAAAATTAAAGTAGACTCAAATGTTGAACAACAGTCAATGCCAGCAGTAGATGATGCTAATGTTGCTGAAGAACCATCTGTTGCAGAAACATCCTTTGACAATGTGGATGTAGTTGCTCATCCTTTAAGCGAACATGAATTGGAAAAGGAACCTGTGGGAGATGAGCTACCTGTGAAAACGGAGCAGATTGTTGATGAGCAAACCGAAAGTGCAGCTGAGCCAATCGTAGAGGACAAAATACTAAATAACGAAACACCACAATTGTTCGACGAATATGAATATGGTGCAGATCAGCATACAACTCCAACACAAGAAGAAATCAATAGCGATTCGGAACAGAATATAAAGAAGGAGCAACCAAGCTTCGATACAAAACCTGTAGCACAAGACTATGAAATGGAACACGTTACTGTAGGAGCAACTCACTTAGATGAAACGGAACACAGTGCCGAAGAGGAAGTGGTTGAAAATATTCCACAAGACCCTCAAAACATAGAAGCACCTAATGTTGCTGAAGTGGAATCCTTACCAGAGGATGGGACAGGAAATCTTCCTCAGGAACATGAAAATAATGACTCATCTAATGCTGCTCAAGCGGAACACCTTGTTGAGAAAGTGCCAGAAAACATACCACAAGATCAGCACAATATTGAAGCGGCTAATTTGATAGAAACGGAACATGCTGCTGAAGAACAATCCCTAAACCTTCCAGAAGAATTTCAACATAACAAAGGAACTAATGACGCTGAAAACCAATATGAGCAAACCGCTAACgaaaatgaacaaaatattGAACCGAACCCAGTACCACAAGTCGAAGAGGAAAGTTCATCTTCCGCTGGAACACAACCACAGCACAGTGAGCAAAATCAATATTATGCTGATGAGTTGTCAGCGGCCACAATGTTGCCTCATGACGTCACCGATGCGCCAAATTCAATGTCTTCGGAACAACAATATGTTGACTTTCACCCCGAAATGGAGATGTACGAAGATGTGGAGCACGAAGAAGAGAATGCAGCAGACATTGCCGATGATACGATGAAATTTGATTATGAAACAGCACAAGATGAATTCAATAGTGAAAATACTGAAGCAAACAATGCAGATGAAGCCTTCGCCGTAACTGACTCTCCTAATTGGGCTCAAGAATCTGAGAATACGCCAGTTGTTTCTGCCATGACATCGGAATTCGAAGTGCAGCCTCAAGCGCCATCGTTTGCTGAGCATGAAAACCAGAAAGAAGCGGAGGAATTCAGTCAACAGCATTTGGAAGAAAACAAAGTTGTCGAAGCACATGAAACTGAAAGTGAAGCGCAACTTGCACAGCCTGCGCCGCCACGGGCAGATGACAGTACTTCAGCGATAGAAGCAGAGCAAACCGAAAATGTGGAAAATGAAAGTTTTACTGCTGTTAATGACTTAAACGCAAGCAATGTAGACTTCGAGCCGGCACTTGCAGAACAagagcacaacaacaatgcgcagTTTACCACCAATGTTGATGAGCCGGAGGAAGTATCAGCCGCAATAACGGAACGAATCGCACCAGAAATGCAGGCGGAGAACATTCTTCAACCTGAGGATCTACAAGCTGAACCAAGCAACGATGAGGAAATTGTAAACGAACCACAACTGCCAACACACGATTTTGTTGCAGAAGAAAATTTAGATGAACAAACTAACAAGAACCAGGAAGACAATTTACTAGCGCAACACGAACTGCATAATGAAGATGCTTTCGGATCAACTGGCGTTGTAACTGAGGAAGCTAATTTAGTAGACAATGATGGAGCTGCTAGTGAATTAGTTCAGCAAGTTGCCGGACTTACACATGATCATGATGACAACAAGTTTACCCCTGACACTGTAGAAATGCCAAGTGCGCCGAATGCCGCTGACGAGACAATTGACCAAAAAGAAAATGAAGCTAGTACTAATGAACAAACTGATGAGCATATTCTAGAAGAAGCTGCAATTGTTGATGAGGCTGTAGCAACGACCCAACTGCCGCTAATCCAAGAAAATAACGTTGAAGCTGAAGAACATAATGAGATTATTCCGTCCGCTGAAATCAACAAAGACAACATAGAGGCTGAAAGCGAAACTCACACGGTGAGGAACGTTTTGGAAAATGGAAATGAGTTAGGAATAAGTAACGGCGATGATGTAAAGCCAGCTGAGGAGGACTTGAAGAATACAGCAGTAGAAAAAGCACCGATTCCTGAGGcgatcatacaaactgataatGAACAAGATCACTTGAGAGTTGTGGAAAATGGAGAAGATCAAACACCAGAAGCAGAACAAACCACGTCAGAGGGTACAGTAACGGCAATGCATGAAAACGCCATTGACGACAACAAGGCTGTTGAAAATCCAGGCAAGCTTGAGCAAATTACGAATGTTGAAGAGACTATTCCACTGGAACCAATCAGCCAAACTTCCTTTGAACATATCAATCCCATAGAAGCAGACAATTCTATTGGTTCGAATGAAGAAACAGCAAATCTCTCAGAAACATCTTTAGAATTAGCGCTTaatgaaaattctgaaaaagACACCGCCACTTTGCTACCCGAGTTAGACTATGTGCCGGTTGAAAGCTACGAAATGCTTAATAACGCACAAAACGAGCATACCGGCGAAATGCTGGGCCATATTGATGACCAGACCGAGACGAATTTCATTGACTTTAATGATCATGACGCGTCGCTTCCACAATCGTTGACACACACCGACGTTTATAATGAATCATTTGAGGAACACGAATCGATTGCCGACATACTTAGCGATCTTATGTCTGAGGACGTAACTACAGCGACACCATTAGAAGCCGTCACAGAGGTGGAAGGCGTCATATCACAGGAGGATTCTCATGGTAATGAAAAAGAAGGTATCAACGCACAGCCAGACGAGACTGTGGTACCTGCATCAGACGTAATTTCAGCTGACACCAATATTGTTGAAGAAAAACTTGCAATGCCACCACAGATCGAAACTACAGAGACACATGAGGCGCATGACGACAAATTAACCTTCTACCCTGACGCCCAAGACTTGAGTGTGCAAGCAAGCAATGATATAGAAGCGCCACAACAATCAGAATCCGCTACACATTTCACTGAACTGAATGCCGAAAGCAACACCAAAACAGAAAATCTTGAGGAACTTGACCACACATTATCACCTGAAGAGATGCCTTTTGATTTAACTTCCATTGACGATATACATCCACAAGAGTTAGAATCGGACAGTTTAATATTGGAGACTACTACAGCCTCAAATGCAGTTTACAACGTGGAAGAAGAAGCCTCAGGCGACGGCGCACAAGAAATCCGCAATGAGGAAGCGACCGCAACACCTGGTGATATCGTTGAAATAACCACGCAGACTATGTTGGGCTTGGCTAGCCGTGTAACGCTAATGGAACCAGCAGCACCGATAGTTACAACACTTAAGCCACTAATGACAGATGTAACGCCAGAGAGCGAGGCAACACCCGAGCCAGTAAAAGAACTACCAGGCACAGAGAACATCTTGAGCGTCAAACCAAATACAG AAATTCGTAAGCGTGTTGAATTGGGTACGGAAGCCGTTTCACTCGGTCTGACTTGCATGAATGACAGACAATGTCAACTGGCCGACCCCAATACGGTTTGTAACACGCGTGGCGTATGTGACTGCGCATTGTCCGACACAGCGGCGGAATCGCAATGCAGTGCTCAGCGTACAGGTTGTGCGCCTGGAACATTCCAG TGCCGTTCCAGCGGCGTGTGTATCTCCTGGTTCTTTGTGTGCGACGGCCGTCCAGACTGCAATGACGACTCTGATGAGGAGTGCACATTTAATGCGCGTTTAAATCAAACCTGTCCACAGGAGGCGTTCCAATGTGAGCGTAGTGGCCGTTGTATTTCGCGTGCCGCGCGATGCGATGGACGCAAGCAGTGCCCGCATGGTGAGGACGAGTTGGGTTGCAATGCTGTGAAAGCGGGCACATGTCCGCCACATACCTTCCGTTGCAAGAGCGGCGAATGTCTGCCCGAATATGAGTACTGTAATGCGATTATCTCCTGCCGGGATGGCAGCGATGAGCCACCACACTTATGTGGCTCACGTTCGATGCCGACTTTCTTCCTGCGTCTGCTGAATGCCGGTGGCCTGCTAGAGAACGAGGATGCCTATTGTCCGCATCGTTGTAGCAATGGACGCTGTCGCTCGACGGCTATCGTTTGCTCGGGTCGTGATGGTTGCGGTGATGGCACCGATGAGCAGACCTGCTCCGTTTGTA GATGTCCGGCGCCAAATAGCAGCAGTTTGCCTAACTATCTTGCCAGACATCGTCCAATGCCATTGTGGTAG